In a genomic window of Gossypium arboreum isolate Shixiya-1 chromosome 9, ASM2569848v2, whole genome shotgun sequence:
- the LOC108454130 gene encoding glycerol-3-phosphate dehydrogenase [NAD(+)]-like, whose amino-acid sequence MRFHFPLYSSSSFSLVSNFTFISSLPLIFSSSHFSTFISMAPAFEPVSPPHQEAEPQTATPHHTDTVNNFGNDGQVVGSKSKVTVVGSGNWGSVAAKLIASNTLKLNSFHDEVRMWVFEETLQTGEKLTDVINKTNENVKYLPGIKLGKNVIADPDLDNAVKDANMLVFVTPHQFMEGICKRLVGKVRGDVEAISLIKGMEVKMEGPCMISNLISEQLGINCSVLMGANIANEIAVEKFSEATVGFRDNREIAEQWVKLFSTPYFMVTPVQDVEGVELCGTLKNVVAIAAGFVDGLDMGNNTKAAIMRIGLREMRAFSKLLFSSVRDSTFFESCGVADVITTCLGGRNRKVAEAFARNGGKRSFDDLEAEMLQGQKLQGVSTAREVYEVLSHRGWLELFPLFATVHEICVGRLPPSAIVGYSEKKPRLSLLEDPACYQ is encoded by the exons ATGCGCTTTCATTTCCCCTTATATTCTTCTTCCTCTTTCTCCCTCGTTTCTAACTTCACTTTCATTTCTTCATTGCCACTCATCTTTTCTTCCTCCCATTTCTCCACTTTCATTTCAATGGCTCCTGCTTTTGAACCTGTCTCTCCCCCACACCAAGAAGCTGAACCCCAAACTGCAACACCCCATCACACTGACACTGTAAACAATTTTGGGAATGATGGTCAAGTTGTTGGCTCTAAATCAAAGGTCACTGTTGTTGGTAGTGGTAATTGGGGTAGTGTTGCTGCTAAGCTCATTGCTTCTAACACTCTCAAGCTCAACTCTTTTCATG ATGAAGTGAGGATGTGGGTATTTGAGGAGACATTGCAAACGGGTGAGAAGCTTACAGATGTCATTAACAAAACTAAT GAAAATGTTAAATACCTTCCTGGTATTAAGCTCGGCAAAAATGTCATTGCGGATCCAGACCTCGATAATGCAG TAAAAGATGCAAACATGTTGGTCTTTGTGACCCCTCATCAATTTATGGAGGGTATATGCAAGAGGCTTGTTGGTAAAGTAAGGGGAGATGTTGAGGCTATTTCTCTTATTAAAGGGATGGAGGTCAAAATGGAAGGCCCTTGTATGATCTCCAATCTTATATCCGAGCAGCTCGGCATCAATTGTTCTGTTCTAATGGGGGCAAATATCGCAAATGAG ATCGCTGTGGAGAAATTCAGTGAAGCAACGGTTGGATTTCGAGACAATCGAGAGATTGCGGAGCAATGGGTTAAATTATTCAGTACCCCTTATTTCATGGTCACTCCC GTCCAGGATGTGGAAGGGGTTGAACTATGTGGAACTTTGAAGAACGTTGTAGCCATTGCAGCTG GTTTCGTGGATGGACTTGACATGGGAAATAACACAAAG GCTGCGATAATGCGAATTGGTCTAAGAGAGATGAGAGCTTTCTCCAAACTGTTATTTTCATCTGTTAGGGATAGTACCTTCTTTGAAAGCTGCGGAGTTGCTGATGTCATCACAACATGCT TGGGGGGAAGAAACCGAAAAGTTGCAGAGGCATTTGCTAGGAATGGAGGAAAAAG ATCTTTTGATGACCTAGAAGCTGAGATGTTGCAGGGCCAGAAATTACAG GGTGTATCCACGGCAAGAGAAGTCTATGAAGTTTTAAGCCATCGCGGATGGCTAGAGTTGTTTCCTCTATTTGCAACAGTGCATGAAATCTGTGTTGGTCGACTTCCACCATCAGCCATTGTCGGATACAGCGAGAAGAAACCAAGGTTATCCCTCTTAGAGGACCCCGCCTGTTACCAATGA
- the LOC108454131 gene encoding pectate lyase-like, producing the protein MGSSTFSYIFHILFISLLVPNLASSSPVQDPEFVVDEVHKSINASRRNLGYLSCGTGNPIDDCWRCDPNWEKNRQRLADCAIGFGKHAMGGKNGRIYVITDAGDDDPVNPRPGTLRHAVIQDESLWIIFKRDMVITLKQELLMNSFKTIDGRGASVHISGGPCITIHYVSNIIIHGIHIHDCKPGGSTIIRDSPHHAGHWTPSDGDGVSIFGSKNIWVDHCSLSNCHDGLIDVIHGSTAVTISNNYMTHHDKVMLLGHSDSYMQDKNMQVTVAFNHFGEGLIQRMPRCRLGYFHVVNNDYTHWEMYAIGGSANPTINSQGNRFLAPNDRSKKEVTKHENAPESEWKRWNWRSEGDLMLNGAFFRQTGASGASSTFARASSLSARPSSLVGTMTMTAGALKCRRGSHC; encoded by the exons ATGGGATCGTCAACATTTTCATATATCTTTCACATTCTCTTCATTTCCCTCCTTGTTCCAAATCTAGCTTCTTCCTCGCCAGTTCAAGATCCTGAATTTGTTGTTGATGAAGTTCACAA GAGTATCAATGCTTCGAGGAGGAACTTGGGTTACTTGTCATGTGGAACAGGAAACCCCATTGATGATTGTTGGAGGTGTGATCCGAACTGGGAGAAGAACCGGCAAAGGTTAGCCGATTGCGCGATTGGGTTCGGGAAGCATGCCATGGGAGGCAAAAATGGTCGAATCTATGTTATTACGGATGCCGGCGATGACGACCCGGTGAACCCTAGGCCGGGTACTTTAAGGCATGCTGTGATTCAAGACGAGTCATTGTGGATTATTTTCAAGAGAGATATGGTGATTACGTTGAAACAAGAATTGTTGATGAACTCTTTCAAAACAATAGACGGTCGAGGTGCGAGCGTTCACATATCGGGTGGACCATGCATCACCATCCATTATGTGTCGAACATCATCATCCATGGCATCCACATACATGATTGTAAACCCGGGGGTAGTACAATTATAAGAGACTCTCCCCATCATGCAGGGCATTGGACTCCATCGGACGGTGATGGTGTCTCCATCTTTGGCAGCAAGAATATATGGGTTGACCATTGTTCATTGTCGAATTGTCATGATGGACTCATCGATGTCATCCATGGATCCACCGCCGTGACTATATCAAACAACTACATGACCCATCATGATAAAGTCATGCTTTTGGGCCACAGTGATTCCTATATGCAAGATAAAAACATGCAAGTCACTGTTGCCTTTAACCATTTCGGGGAAGGTCTAATTCAAAGAATGCCAAGGTGTAGACTTGGATATTTCCATGTGGTGAACAACGATTACACTCATTGGGAAATGTACGCCATTGGTGGCAGTGCAAACCCTACTATCAACAGCCAAGGAAACAGGTTTCTAGCACCCAATGATAGATCAAAGAAAGAG GTGACCAAGCATGAGAATGCACCAGAGAGTGAATGGAAACGCTGGAACTGGAGATCCGAAGGAGACTTGATGTTGAATGGAGCCTTTTTCAGGCAAACCGGTGCTTCTGGTGCATCTTCAACCTTTGCTAGGGCTTCGAGCCTTAGTGCTAGACCATCTTCTCTTGTGGGTACAATGACAATGACTGCTGGTGCACTCAAATGTAGAAGGGGTTCCCACTGCTAG